One Ricinus communis isolate WT05 ecotype wild-type chromosome 1, ASM1957865v1, whole genome shotgun sequence DNA window includes the following coding sequences:
- the LOC8259879 gene encoding gamma-tubulin complex component 4 homolog isoform X1 produces the protein MLHELLLALLGYTGDLIIDERGHQKSIGVHLSPDASISDERSFKLAPDISFIDPSDRDLIERIITLGFYYRELDRFATKSRNLSWIRSTNVSPLSRANELSSNNNTQKQSVYRRAIANGIVEILSVYRSAVLHIEQKLLSETVPILATVTQGLNKFFVLLPPLYELVLEIERDDIRGGQLLNLLHKRSHCGVPELQTCIQRLLWHGHQVMYNQLASWMVYGILQDQHGEFFITRQEDRDLVNSSAQPDMSEKLARLSTDDISLTDWHLGFHIFLDMLPEYIHMCVAESVLFAGKAIRVLRNPSPAFQCKDSLHNQQVPKGGQNIQGFVGRFPVQKEPFVDSNLIGEELLPQSEADKIEALLQGLKESSEFHKRSFESAVDSIRAIAASHLWQLVVVRADLNGHLKALKDYFLLAKGDFFQCFLEESRQLMRLPPRQSTAEADLMVPFQLAAIKTIGEEDKYFSRVSLRMPSFGITVKSSQVDLPKSKAHSDSNSGAALSNAASEMFIDGWDGIALEYAVDWPLQLFFTQEVLSKYLRVFQYLLRLKRTQMELEKSWASVMHQDHTDFAKRHNDRNCSISQQRRQRFRPMWRVREHMAFLIRNLQFYIQVDVIESQWNVLQAHIQDSHDFTELVGFHQEYLSALVSQSFLDIGSVSRILDSIMRLCLQFCWSIENQESNPNTSELDHITEEFNKKSNSLYTILRSSRLAGSQRAPFLRRFLLRLNYNAFFEATARGVLNVVRPSPTLPV, from the exons ATGTTACACGAGCTCTTACTTGCTCTATTAGGCTACACTGGAGATCTCATAATAGACGAGAGAGGGCATCAAAAGTCTATCGGTGTTCACTTATCTCCCGACGCTTCCATCTCCGATGAACGCTCCTTTAAACTCGCTCCTGACATTTCCTTCATCGATCCCAGCGATAG GGATCTAATTGAGAGAATAATCACATTAGGGTTTTACTACAGAGAGCTTGATCGGTTTGCAACTAAGTCGCGGAATTTGAGTTGGATAAGGTCAACAAATGTGTCTCCTTTGAGCAGAGCTAATGAATTGTCATCTAATAATAACACGCAAAAACAAAGCGTGTATAGGAGAGCAATTGCTAATGGTATTGTCGAGATTTTATCTGTCTATAGGTCTGCTGTTCTCCATATTGAGCAGAAACTGCTCTCCGAAACTGTACCTATTTTGGCTACTGTCACTCAAGGCCTCAATAAG TTTTTTGTCCTTTTGCCTCCTCTTTATGAGCTTGTTCTAGAGATTGAGCGTGATGATATTCGTGGAGGACAGCTTCTTAACCTTTTGCATAAGCGTTCTCATTGTGGGGTTCCTGAATTGCAAACTTGCATTCAAAG GCTTCTTTGGCATGGTCATCAAGTCATGTATAACCAACTTGCCTCATGGATGGTTTATGGGATTCTTCAAGATCAGCATGGTGAATTTTTTATCACAAG GCAGGAAGACAGGGATCTAGTAAATAGCTCAGCTCAACCAGACATGTCAGAGAAATTGGCACGCTTGTCAACTGATGATATATCTTTGACAGATTGGCATTTAggatttcatatatttttg GATATGCTGCCGGAGTATATCCACATGTGTGTTGCTGAATCGGTTCTTTTTGCTGGTAAAGCCATCAGGGTTCTCCGGAATCCTAGCCCAGCCTTTCAGTGTAAAGACTCCCTACATAATCAGCAGGTACCAAAAGGTGGCCAGAACATTCAAGGGTTTGTAGGGCGTTTTCCTGTCCAAAAGGAGCCTTTTGTAGATTCAAACCTGATTGGAGAAGAATTACTTCCACAGTCTGAGGCTGATAAGATTGAAGCTTTGCTTCAAGGCCTAAAG GAATCATCTGAATTTCACAAAAGGTCATTTGAGAGCGCTGTTGATTCTATTCGGGCTATTGCGGCTAGTCATCTTTGGCAG CTTGTGGTTGTGCGTGCAGATTTGAATGGGCACCTGAAGGCCCTTAAAGACTATTTCCTTTTAGCAAAAGGAGATTTTTTCCAG TGTTTTCTTGAGGAGAGTCGGCAATTGATGCGTCTACCTCCACGCCAGTCAACTGCTGAAGCTGATCTTATGGTCCCATTTCAGCTG GCAGCTATCAAGACAATAGGAGAGGAAGATAAATACTTTTCTAGAGTATCCTTGCG GATGCCTTCATTTGGGATCACAGTTAAGTCCTCCCAAGTGGATTTACCCAAATCAAAAGCTCACTCTGACTCAAACTCTGGTGCTGCTTTGTCTAATGCTGCTTCGGAGATGTTCATTGATGGATGGGACGGTATTGCTCTTGAATATGCTGTGGATTGGCCTTTACAATTGTTCTTCACCCAAGAAGTTCTGTCTAA GTACCTTAGGGTCTTCCAGTATTTGCTGCGGCTCAAAAGAACACAAATGGAATTGGAGAAATCATGGGCCTCTGTGATGCATCAAGATCACACTGATTTTGCGAAGCGCCATAATGACCGTAACTGCTCAATTTCTCAGCAGCGACGGCAACGTTTTAGGCCAATGTGGCGTGTTAGAGAGCATATGGCATTCTTGATCAGAAATCTTCAGTTTTATATACAG GTGGATGTGATAGAATCTCAATGGAATGTTTTGCAAGCTCATATTCAAGACTCTCATGACTTCACTGAACTTGTGGGTTTCCATCAAGA GTATTTATCAGCTTTAGTTTCACAGTCATTCTTGGACATTGGCTCTGTCTCAAGGATATTAGACAGCATAATGAGACTTTGCCTGCAATTCTGCTGGAGCATTGAGAACCAAGAAAGCAATCCAAATACTTCTGAACTTGACCACATAACAGAG gaatttaataagaaatccAACTCCTTGTACACTATACTGCGCAGCAGTAGGCTAGCAGGGAGTCAGCGAGCCCCTTTTCTTAGGAGATTTCTTTTGCGTCTTAATTATAATGCATTTTTTGAG GCAACTGCAAGAGGGGTGCTGAATGTTGTTAGACCGTCTCCAACACTTCCTGTATAA
- the LOC8259879 gene encoding gamma-tubulin complex component 4 isoform X2, translating to MLHELLLALLGYTGDLIIDERGHQKSIGVHLSPDASISDERSFKLAPDISFIDPSDRDLIERIITLGFYYRELDRFATKSRNLSWIRSTNVSPLSRANELSSNNNTQKQSVYRRAIANGIVEILSVYRSAVLHIEQKLLSETVPILATVTQGLNKFFVLLPPLYELVLEIERDDIRGGQLLNLLHKRSHCGVPELQTCIQRQEDRDLVNSSAQPDMSEKLARLSTDDISLTDWHLGFHIFLDMLPEYIHMCVAESVLFAGKAIRVLRNPSPAFQCKDSLHNQQVPKGGQNIQGFVGRFPVQKEPFVDSNLIGEELLPQSEADKIEALLQGLKESSEFHKRSFESAVDSIRAIAASHLWQLVVVRADLNGHLKALKDYFLLAKGDFFQCFLEESRQLMRLPPRQSTAEADLMVPFQLAAIKTIGEEDKYFSRVSLRMPSFGITVKSSQVDLPKSKAHSDSNSGAALSNAASEMFIDGWDGIALEYAVDWPLQLFFTQEVLSKYLRVFQYLLRLKRTQMELEKSWASVMHQDHTDFAKRHNDRNCSISQQRRQRFRPMWRVREHMAFLIRNLQFYIQVDVIESQWNVLQAHIQDSHDFTELVGFHQEYLSALVSQSFLDIGSVSRILDSIMRLCLQFCWSIENQESNPNTSELDHITEEFNKKSNSLYTILRSSRLAGSQRAPFLRRFLLRLNYNAFFEATARGVLNVVRPSPTLPV from the exons ATGTTACACGAGCTCTTACTTGCTCTATTAGGCTACACTGGAGATCTCATAATAGACGAGAGAGGGCATCAAAAGTCTATCGGTGTTCACTTATCTCCCGACGCTTCCATCTCCGATGAACGCTCCTTTAAACTCGCTCCTGACATTTCCTTCATCGATCCCAGCGATAG GGATCTAATTGAGAGAATAATCACATTAGGGTTTTACTACAGAGAGCTTGATCGGTTTGCAACTAAGTCGCGGAATTTGAGTTGGATAAGGTCAACAAATGTGTCTCCTTTGAGCAGAGCTAATGAATTGTCATCTAATAATAACACGCAAAAACAAAGCGTGTATAGGAGAGCAATTGCTAATGGTATTGTCGAGATTTTATCTGTCTATAGGTCTGCTGTTCTCCATATTGAGCAGAAACTGCTCTCCGAAACTGTACCTATTTTGGCTACTGTCACTCAAGGCCTCAATAAG TTTTTTGTCCTTTTGCCTCCTCTTTATGAGCTTGTTCTAGAGATTGAGCGTGATGATATTCGTGGAGGACAGCTTCTTAACCTTTTGCATAAGCGTTCTCATTGTGGGGTTCCTGAATTGCAAACTTGCATTCAAAG GCAGGAAGACAGGGATCTAGTAAATAGCTCAGCTCAACCAGACATGTCAGAGAAATTGGCACGCTTGTCAACTGATGATATATCTTTGACAGATTGGCATTTAggatttcatatatttttg GATATGCTGCCGGAGTATATCCACATGTGTGTTGCTGAATCGGTTCTTTTTGCTGGTAAAGCCATCAGGGTTCTCCGGAATCCTAGCCCAGCCTTTCAGTGTAAAGACTCCCTACATAATCAGCAGGTACCAAAAGGTGGCCAGAACATTCAAGGGTTTGTAGGGCGTTTTCCTGTCCAAAAGGAGCCTTTTGTAGATTCAAACCTGATTGGAGAAGAATTACTTCCACAGTCTGAGGCTGATAAGATTGAAGCTTTGCTTCAAGGCCTAAAG GAATCATCTGAATTTCACAAAAGGTCATTTGAGAGCGCTGTTGATTCTATTCGGGCTATTGCGGCTAGTCATCTTTGGCAG CTTGTGGTTGTGCGTGCAGATTTGAATGGGCACCTGAAGGCCCTTAAAGACTATTTCCTTTTAGCAAAAGGAGATTTTTTCCAG TGTTTTCTTGAGGAGAGTCGGCAATTGATGCGTCTACCTCCACGCCAGTCAACTGCTGAAGCTGATCTTATGGTCCCATTTCAGCTG GCAGCTATCAAGACAATAGGAGAGGAAGATAAATACTTTTCTAGAGTATCCTTGCG GATGCCTTCATTTGGGATCACAGTTAAGTCCTCCCAAGTGGATTTACCCAAATCAAAAGCTCACTCTGACTCAAACTCTGGTGCTGCTTTGTCTAATGCTGCTTCGGAGATGTTCATTGATGGATGGGACGGTATTGCTCTTGAATATGCTGTGGATTGGCCTTTACAATTGTTCTTCACCCAAGAAGTTCTGTCTAA GTACCTTAGGGTCTTCCAGTATTTGCTGCGGCTCAAAAGAACACAAATGGAATTGGAGAAATCATGGGCCTCTGTGATGCATCAAGATCACACTGATTTTGCGAAGCGCCATAATGACCGTAACTGCTCAATTTCTCAGCAGCGACGGCAACGTTTTAGGCCAATGTGGCGTGTTAGAGAGCATATGGCATTCTTGATCAGAAATCTTCAGTTTTATATACAG GTGGATGTGATAGAATCTCAATGGAATGTTTTGCAAGCTCATATTCAAGACTCTCATGACTTCACTGAACTTGTGGGTTTCCATCAAGA GTATTTATCAGCTTTAGTTTCACAGTCATTCTTGGACATTGGCTCTGTCTCAAGGATATTAGACAGCATAATGAGACTTTGCCTGCAATTCTGCTGGAGCATTGAGAACCAAGAAAGCAATCCAAATACTTCTGAACTTGACCACATAACAGAG gaatttaataagaaatccAACTCCTTGTACACTATACTGCGCAGCAGTAGGCTAGCAGGGAGTCAGCGAGCCCCTTTTCTTAGGAGATTTCTTTTGCGTCTTAATTATAATGCATTTTTTGAG GCAACTGCAAGAGGGGTGCTGAATGTTGTTAGACCGTCTCCAACACTTCCTGTATAA